One window from the genome of Pedobacter schmidteae encodes:
- a CDS encoding TerB family tellurite resistance protein has protein sequence MKKFILILLLFRGCLGVGYAQSQEAQQLLLNVEKLSQLKNILSDMKRGYEVVSKGYNTVKNIAEGNFSLHEVFIDGLMLVSPQVRKYRKVADIVSMQADLVSEYKGAFKRFGSGGNFSVSELEYLGKVYGQLLDQSVDNLDQLVMVITAGKLRMSDEERLRVIDRVFAELEDKLVFLRSFNRETGLLNLQRSREKAELGGMTRFYKTN, from the coding sequence ATGAAGAAGTTTATTTTAATATTACTGCTTTTTCGGGGGTGTCTGGGCGTAGGTTATGCCCAGAGCCAGGAAGCGCAGCAACTGCTGCTAAATGTAGAGAAGCTTAGCCAGTTGAAGAATATTTTGTCTGATATGAAGCGGGGTTATGAAGTGGTATCTAAGGGATATAATACGGTAAAAAATATTGCTGAGGGGAATTTTTCCCTGCATGAGGTGTTTATCGATGGATTAATGCTGGTCAGTCCCCAGGTGCGTAAATACCGAAAGGTAGCTGACATTGTTTCCATGCAGGCGGATCTGGTCTCGGAGTATAAAGGGGCGTTTAAGCGCTTTGGTTCCGGCGGTAATTTTTCGGTTTCTGAACTGGAATATTTGGGGAAAGTATATGGTCAGTTATTGGATCAGAGCGTGGACAACCTGGATCAGCTGGTGATGGTCATCACTGCGGGAAAGCTGCGCATGAGTGATGAGGAACGTTTGCGGGTGATCGATAGGGTGTTTGCTGAACTGGAGGATAAGCTGGTTTTCCTGAGGAGTTTCAACAGGGAGACAGGGCTGTTAAACCTGCAGAGATCGCGGGAGAAAGCTGAGCTGGGTGGGATGACGAGGTTTTACAAAACGAATTAA
- a CDS encoding WG repeat-containing protein: protein MKRNFIAILIFVAFNASAQKNTTDIEVKYNRQKGTVETKLVTKKVDEPAKSTNSNTSGAARPSNSGPAYTPTKADMEGAERRRNDKLYEQRRLNEQKQVQEDFKKKQEVEKAKQTWGEIFESNDREKLEKSYPNRLSQLKIAVEKSSLRLEPNNVYQLRKLATDNHFTEKESQEIFPADEYGWMGRSATYNNTFPLSQVYLIEKKAKFIAENAELSRKKEAEAAKIKAEKAFTIFTENGKSGIKNEIGEIIINSQYDYIDKFELERTTALAKVRLQDKYGVINKRLGKEIITPQYEDIRSTSELGIIALKDGKWGVVDILNNIIVPFQYEKTWVYDENGLMCVHKNNKQGFIDRKGNEVVPIIYDNIMPYFKNGKVRGVRAGVHYYIDEKGNETKVD from the coding sequence ATGAAACGTAATTTCATAGCCATTTTGATCTTTGTGGCATTTAATGCCTCGGCACAAAAAAACACGACCGATATTGAAGTAAAATATAATCGTCAGAAAGGTACTGTTGAAACCAAACTGGTGACAAAAAAAGTGGATGAACCAGCCAAATCTACAAACAGTAATACGTCTGGGGCAGCTAGACCTTCAAATAGCGGCCCTGCATACACACCAACAAAGGCGGATATGGAGGGGGCAGAAAGAAGAAGGAATGATAAGTTGTATGAGCAAAGGCGGTTAAACGAGCAAAAACAGGTACAGGAAGATTTCAAAAAGAAACAGGAAGTAGAAAAAGCCAAACAAACATGGGGCGAAATATTTGAAAGTAATGATAGGGAAAAATTGGAAAAAAGTTATCCTAATCGTTTGAGCCAGTTAAAAATAGCAGTGGAAAAGTCATCATTACGACTGGAACCCAACAATGTATATCAGCTCCGCAAATTGGCTACAGACAATCACTTTACCGAAAAGGAAAGCCAGGAAATATTTCCTGCGGATGAATATGGTTGGATGGGAAGGTCGGCGACGTACAACAATACATTTCCGCTTTCACAAGTATACTTAATAGAAAAAAAAGCCAAATTTATCGCTGAAAATGCCGAATTAAGCAGGAAGAAAGAAGCTGAGGCAGCCAAAATAAAAGCCGAAAAAGCTTTTACTATTTTTACAGAAAATGGCAAAAGTGGTATAAAAAATGAAATTGGCGAGATAATTATAAATTCCCAATACGATTATATTGATAAATTTGAGCTTGAACGAACCACCGCTCTTGCAAAGGTAAGGCTACAAGACAAATACGGCGTTATAAATAAAAGACTGGGCAAAGAAATAATTACTCCTCAGTATGAGGATATTCGTTCCACTTCTGAATTGGGTATTATTGCTCTTAAAGACGGTAAATGGGGCGTTGTGGATATACTGAACAATATTATCGTACCTTTTCAATATGAAAAGACATGGGTTTACGATGAGAATGGCCTAATGTGCGTACATAAGAACAATAAACAAGGTTTTATTGACCGAAAAGGGAATGAAGTGGTGCCCATCATTTACGACAATATTATGCCATATTTTAAAAATGGAAAAGTGCGTGGTGTTCGTGCTGGTGTACATTATTATATTGACGAGAAAGGGAACGAAACAAAAGTGGACTGA
- a CDS encoding DUF4134 domain-containing protein: MRKNKSGLSGPEKKVLGRFWLLSVVFCAYNVLSVFVARAQDGDAGIRAATDQVAGYFETGCDLVYAIGAVVGLIGSVKVFNKWNSGEPDTNKVAAAWFGSCIFLVIVATVLKSFFGV, translated from the coding sequence ATGAGAAAAAATAAGAGTGGTCTTTCGGGGCCGGAGAAAAAGGTGTTGGGCCGTTTCTGGCTGCTTTCGGTGGTGTTTTGCGCGTATAATGTGTTGAGTGTTTTTGTTGCGCGTGCCCAGGATGGTGATGCGGGGATAAGAGCTGCTACGGATCAGGTGGCCGGATATTTTGAGACGGGATGTGATTTGGTTTATGCGATCGGTGCAGTAGTGGGCTTGATCGGATCGGTTAAGGTATTTAACAAGTGGAACAGTGGGGAGCCAGATACCAATAAGGTGGCAGCGGCCTGGTTTGGTAGCTGTATTTTCCTGGTGATTGTGGCTACGGTACTGAAGTCCTTCTTCGGGGTTTAG
- the traJ gene encoding conjugative transposon protein TraJ: MKRLNFSAAFFAVPGIAMFSFLLIFLFTLLPGAAHAQEDWAGYIGGLQPVLDNVYSDMLPLCSKLIGVARGLAGFGALWYIASRVWRHIANAEAVDFYPLLRPFALGMAIVLFPVVISVMNGVLQPVVSATSAMVKDSNVTIAALLKQKEAAVKGSKHWRMYVGETGRGDSDLWYKYSHPKDPNREKEGIFEGMGNDVLFWMDKNYYNFRNSIKQWMSEVFQVVFAAAALCINTVRVFYLIVLAILGPLVFGFAVFDGFQHTLTVWLARYINVFMWLPVANIFSKILGTIQEKMLLIDLAQIGKDGDTFFSQTDMAYLVFLLIGIVGYFHVPHVANYIINASGGNAMLQKINTLVVGGTQGGGQLATKGDKMSSDAFGDAYRKISGSFASSEGSDYFKDKVSGK, translated from the coding sequence ATGAAAAGATTGAATTTTAGCGCTGCATTTTTTGCAGTGCCGGGGATAGCTATGTTCTCGTTTTTGTTAATATTCCTGTTCACGCTCTTACCGGGTGCTGCTCATGCCCAGGAAGACTGGGCGGGATATATAGGTGGTTTGCAGCCGGTACTGGATAATGTGTATAGTGATATGTTGCCGCTATGCAGTAAACTGATCGGGGTGGCCAGGGGATTGGCGGGGTTCGGGGCATTGTGGTATATTGCCTCGCGGGTATGGCGGCATATTGCCAATGCCGAAGCGGTGGATTTTTATCCGCTGTTGCGTCCTTTTGCTTTGGGAATGGCGATTGTGCTCTTTCCTGTAGTGATCTCGGTGATGAACGGGGTATTGCAGCCGGTGGTGTCGGCTACTTCAGCGATGGTAAAAGATAGCAACGTTACGATTGCAGCGCTGTTGAAACAGAAGGAGGCGGCAGTTAAGGGGAGTAAACACTGGCGGATGTATGTCGGAGAGACTGGAAGAGGAGACAGTGATCTTTGGTATAAATATTCACATCCCAAAGATCCTAACCGGGAGAAAGAGGGAATTTTTGAAGGGATGGGTAACGATGTGCTTTTCTGGATGGATAAGAATTATTACAATTTTCGTAATTCCATAAAGCAGTGGATGAGTGAGGTCTTCCAGGTGGTATTTGCTGCTGCTGCGCTTTGCATCAATACGGTGAGGGTTTTTTATTTGATCGTGCTGGCTATCCTGGGACCGCTGGTATTTGGTTTTGCGGTCTTTGACGGATTTCAGCATACGCTGACCGTCTGGCTGGCTAGGTATATCAATGTGTTCATGTGGCTGCCGGTAGCGAATATCTTTTCCAAGATACTGGGCACGATACAGGAAAAGATGCTTCTAATTGACCTGGCGCAGATCGGAAAGGACGGAGATACTTTCTTCAGCCAGACCGATATGGCATATCTCGTTTTTCTTTTGATTGGGATCGTGGGTTATTTTCATGTACCACACGTCGCTAATTACATCATCAATGCCAGTGGGGGTAATGCCATGTTGCAAAAGATCAATACGCTGGTAGTTGGTGGTACCCAGGGCGGCGGACAACTGGCAACAAAAGGGGACAAAATGTCCTCGGACGCTTTTGGAGATGCTTACAGGAAAATCTCCGGCTCTTTCGCCTCATCTGAAGGCAGTGATTATTTCAAGGATAAAGTTTCAGGAAAGTAA
- a CDS encoding histone H1, producing the protein MSAFDKLKELVAAAEADATAFYTKGNKAAGTRLRKAFQDIKVAAQEGRNEVTELKNKESK; encoded by the coding sequence ATGTCAGCATTTGATAAATTAAAAGAATTGGTAGCTGCTGCGGAAGCAGATGCTACTGCGTTTTACACTAAAGGAAACAAAGCAGCGGGAACACGTTTGCGTAAAGCTTTTCAGGATATTAAAGTAGCGGCACAGGAAGGCCGTAACGAGGTAACTGAACTGAAAAACAAAGAAAGTAAGTAA
- the traM gene encoding conjugative transposon protein TraM produces the protein MSKQRARVEKRKLLLCLPLLALPFLAFGFYALGGGNGAAVEKDVVVNGINLDLPDAQFKKSEPSDKMGIYKLMESDTGASGESDGIQAVAGRLGFTPNEDPQTRQINEKLAAINREINQPVTAQKSYEELFKRSSGQTREEPLSKDVSRLESLMKTMQSPSGGDDPEMVQLNSLMDKIIAVQNPELARQKQAGSKVAVVPDSLFKAIPAEIAVKQKAVQGSVVELRLLDTLVVKGQVIPKGHAVFGLAEFSNQRLNLQIRNIRVGNQIIPVNLTVFDRKDAMIGINAPEAVLTDAVNAGSSDAIGGFGIGSFDQSLGVQVAGAGIEAAKNMLTKRLKRVKQPLKAGYPLLLRDNTKKLK, from the coding sequence ATGAGTAAACAAAGAGCGAGAGTAGAAAAGCGTAAGCTCTTATTGTGCTTGCCTTTACTGGCGTTACCCTTTTTAGCCTTTGGGTTTTATGCCCTTGGGGGAGGGAATGGAGCAGCGGTGGAAAAAGATGTAGTAGTTAACGGTATCAATCTGGACTTACCGGACGCGCAGTTTAAAAAGAGCGAACCCAGCGATAAAATGGGAATTTATAAGCTGATGGAAAGCGATACAGGGGCATCGGGAGAGAGTGACGGGATCCAGGCGGTTGCCGGACGTTTGGGCTTTACCCCTAACGAAGATCCGCAAACCAGGCAGATCAATGAGAAACTGGCAGCTATTAACAGGGAGATCAACCAGCCTGTTACTGCGCAAAAAAGCTATGAGGAATTATTTAAGCGTAGTTCCGGGCAGACCAGGGAAGAACCTTTATCCAAAGATGTTTCCCGCCTGGAAAGCCTGATGAAAACGATGCAGTCTCCTTCGGGCGGGGATGATCCTGAAATGGTGCAACTGAATTCTCTGATGGACAAGATCATTGCTGTACAGAACCCCGAACTGGCCAGACAAAAGCAGGCCGGTAGTAAGGTGGCTGTTGTTCCTGACAGTTTATTTAAGGCCATACCTGCTGAGATTGCTGTCAAGCAAAAAGCAGTTCAGGGTTCTGTTGTGGAACTGCGCTTGCTGGATACGCTGGTCGTTAAGGGGCAGGTGATCCCCAAAGGCCATGCGGTCTTTGGCCTGGCTGAATTTAGTAATCAGCGGCTGAACCTTCAGATTCGCAATATCCGCGTAGGAAATCAGATTATCCCGGTGAATCTGACGGTGTTTGACAGAAAAGATGCCATGATCGGGATCAATGCCCCTGAAGCGGTTTTAACGGATGCGGTGAATGCCGGGAGCAGTGATGCTATTGGCGGCTTTGGTATTGGTTCTTTTGACCAAAGTCTGGGCGTACAGGTAGCAGGGGCAGGGATTGAAGCAGCTAAGAACATGCTGACTAAAAGGCTGAAAAGGGTAAAGCAGCCTTTAAAAGCGGGCTATCCGTTGCTGCTTAGGGACAATACAAAGAAGCTGAAATGA
- a CDS encoding conjugal transfer protein TraI: MRTYMVVLPFSAMTLLVALPTGATAQIAFIEVIKAGVKKVIKAVDLKVQRLQNQTIWLQNAQKVIENQLSKFKLTEIADWTERQRVLYADYYQKLWEVKSLIATYQRIKDLAQTQAAIVKEYQWAIGLFHKDKHFSVDELLHMEEVYRGILEASVKNLDQVFMVINSFKTQMSDAARMELIDAAAKAMDQNYSDLRAFNNQNITLSIQRSGSDLEIKNLKRLYEIE, from the coding sequence ATGAGAACCTATATGGTTGTCCTGCCTTTTAGTGCCATGACTTTGCTGGTGGCTTTGCCCACGGGAGCTACGGCGCAGATCGCTTTTATTGAGGTGATCAAGGCAGGCGTAAAGAAAGTGATTAAGGCGGTTGACCTGAAGGTTCAGCGCCTGCAGAACCAGACGATCTGGTTGCAAAATGCACAAAAAGTGATTGAGAACCAGTTGAGTAAGTTTAAACTGACGGAGATCGCGGATTGGACGGAGCGGCAGAGAGTGTTGTATGCGGACTATTACCAGAAGCTATGGGAAGTAAAATCTCTGATCGCTACTTATCAGCGGATCAAAGACCTGGCGCAGACGCAGGCGGCTATTGTAAAGGAATACCAGTGGGCGATCGGGCTTTTTCATAAGGATAAGCATTTTTCGGTAGATGAGCTGCTGCACATGGAGGAGGTTTATAGGGGAATACTGGAAGCGAGCGTGAAGAACCTGGATCAGGTGTTTATGGTGATTAATTCCTTTAAAACCCAGATGAGTGATGCGGCGAGAATGGAGCTGATTGATGCGGCGGCTAAAGCAATGGATCAGAATTATTCGGATTTGCGGGCTTTCAATAATCAGAACATTACCCTTTCCATACAGCGTTCGGGATCTGATTTGGAAATTAAAAATTTAAAGCGTTTGTATGAGATTGAGTAG
- a CDS encoding RteC domain-containing protein: MRKNNNAKQEFRDLRLKLKAISSRGDFSLMGRFNESISLINAFLAVVRERVTMVAFKDQLEEIYFFKFEKPEYYALKIYEVSLFGILNQRPVGTDEMLRDYYLEELTFISRFFKQYSFLYEYYRSGFTQMDELLFLREGMAPDVLLPEFWELDPEFSTPGDYLFSKFIAYEGLREFILGEIRVLEVRAASAGVGVAADKKWFDWTGEVINLVELGYAIYLSRQLGKASLTEIFHWLEVSFGVEIGIPANRFREIKRRKRLSRTHFLDQMRKSLLDYMDKDDGV; encoded by the coding sequence ATGCGTAAGAACAATAATGCTAAACAGGAGTTCCGTGACCTTCGGCTGAAGCTGAAGGCGATTTCCTCGCGTGGTGATTTTTCTTTGATGGGGCGTTTTAATGAGTCGATTTCCTTGATCAATGCTTTTCTGGCGGTGGTCAGGGAGCGGGTGACGATGGTGGCTTTTAAGGATCAGCTGGAGGAGATCTATTTTTTTAAGTTTGAGAAGCCGGAGTATTATGCGCTCAAGATCTATGAGGTTTCTTTGTTCGGGATTTTGAACCAGCGCCCTGTTGGTACCGATGAGATGCTGCGAGATTATTATCTGGAGGAGCTGACTTTTATTTCCCGGTTTTTTAAGCAGTACAGTTTTTTGTATGAGTATTACCGCTCTGGTTTTACGCAGATGGATGAGTTGCTTTTTTTGCGGGAGGGGATGGCACCTGATGTGCTTTTGCCGGAGTTTTGGGAGCTGGACCCGGAGTTTTCTACCCCGGGGGATTATTTGTTTTCTAAGTTTATTGCGTATGAGGGGCTTCGAGAGTTTATCCTGGGGGAGATTCGGGTATTGGAGGTGCGGGCGGCTTCGGCTGGTGTGGGTGTGGCTGCGGATAAGAAGTGGTTTGACTGGACGGGGGAGGTGATCAATCTGGTGGAGCTGGGTTATGCGATTTATCTCTCCCGGCAGTTGGGTAAGGCTTCGCTGACAGAGATTTTCCATTGGCTGGAGGTGAGTTTTGGGGTGGAGATCGGTATTCCGGCGAACCGTTTCAGGGAGATCAAGCGGAGGAAAAGGTTGTCACGTACACACTTTTTAGACCAGATGCGCAAAAGTTTGCTGGATTATATGGATAAGGATGATGGGGTTTAG
- a CDS encoding Hsp20/alpha crystallin family protein, translating to MTLVKFNPQKNNTLMPGFNDVFDSIFNDTFFTDRMVTRVPAANISETADCYHVELAAPGLKKEEFKLSLEGNVLSISVEKRTEDKQEQRNYAKREYSYSSFVRSFTLPESADENGIQASYNEGILAIDIPKREEAKAVSRQIEIK from the coding sequence ATGACACTGGTTAAATTTAATCCACAAAAAAACAACACATTAATGCCAGGCTTTAATGATGTTTTTGATTCTATTTTCAATGACACTTTTTTTACTGATCGTATGGTAACCAGGGTGCCTGCAGCTAACATCAGTGAAACTGCGGATTGCTATCACGTTGAACTGGCTGCTCCGGGACTTAAAAAAGAAGAATTTAAACTAAGCCTGGAGGGTAATGTATTGAGTATTTCTGTAGAAAAACGCACAGAAGATAAACAAGAGCAAAGAAATTATGCTAAGCGTGAATATAGCTATAGTTCTTTTGTTCGCTCATTTACCTTACCTGAAAGTGCGGATGAGAACGGCATTCAGGCTAGCTATAACGAGGGTATATTGGCTATAGATATCCCGAAACGGGAAGAGGCAAAGGCAGTAAGTCGTCAGATAGAGATTAAATAA
- a CDS encoding TraG family conjugative transposon ATPase yields MIEIEKILPVWKVERDAMISMVGDMTIAYEVSLPEIGTQSEKEFEASHQAFVKALRVLTPGTVFHKADWFIRSKVGAGGSNGGSSSGNVLTAASDQFFKGREYLDHQCFIFLTQKPAGRKLSSSAYSNILRKSIAPVGAADEKLFTKFLSASGQFERILLDGGAAVLRRLSDDELAGTANKPGIIERYLFLLGRDQHSVIRDVHLKDEIRVGDKRVELYTLADALDLPSVCGSRINYEKYSTDRTKFSIGFASPLGQLLDCDHIYNQFIFIGDAAKTIKRLEAKKLRLQSLSAYSRENAVSRDACNDFLNEAVASQRMPVKAHFNVMAWSDDPLEHAELKNKVGSAMAQLDAVCKQETDGAAQVWYAGMPGNEADFPMNDCFDTFAEQAACFLNVEGGARSDQMGWRLGDRLYGRPQNLDLFNGPMRSGLITNRNLFICGSSGAGKSLAMNGLLRSLYDQGTHCVTIDIGGSYAGLCEAVGGYYFTYTEENPIRFNPFYIGKDDVLDIEKKESLKTLLIALWKKEGDSFKRSEYVAISGAITLYYEYLALHPKIFPCFNSFYDFLMQEYMQVLEDGKVKEKDFDLGSFMYVLNPYYKGGEFDYLLNATENLDLLNERFIVFELDNLKSHEILFPVVTIIIMEMFISKMRKLKGQRKILAIDEAWVAIAKAGMSGFIKYLYKTVRKFNGIAALITQEVDDLISSPIIRESVINLSDTKILLDMRKFMNKFDKIQEVLGLSDKAKTLLLSLNKANEEGKQYREVFIDQGGQRMNVYRNEISLEEYLVYSTEETEKMKVQEYAARYGGILQGVRVLAREIREGKTLL; encoded by the coding sequence ATGATCGAGATTGAAAAAATACTGCCGGTCTGGAAGGTGGAACGTGATGCGATGATCTCGATGGTCGGGGATATGACTATTGCCTATGAGGTGAGTTTACCGGAGATTGGTACGCAATCTGAAAAGGAGTTTGAGGCCTCTCATCAGGCTTTTGTAAAGGCTTTGCGGGTACTGACCCCGGGGACGGTGTTTCACAAAGCGGATTGGTTCATTCGTTCAAAAGTGGGTGCTGGTGGTAGTAATGGTGGTAGCAGTTCCGGTAATGTCCTGACTGCTGCTTCCGACCAGTTTTTTAAGGGCAGGGAGTACCTGGATCATCAGTGTTTTATCTTTTTAACGCAGAAACCTGCGGGCAGGAAATTGTCTTCCTCGGCTTATTCGAATATCCTTCGCAAATCTATTGCTCCTGTGGGAGCTGCTGATGAAAAGCTGTTTACAAAGTTTTTATCCGCTTCAGGGCAGTTTGAGCGCATTCTTTTAGACGGTGGCGCTGCTGTGTTGCGTAGGCTCAGTGATGATGAGCTGGCGGGAACGGCGAATAAGCCGGGGATTATCGAGCGGTATTTGTTTTTGCTGGGTAGAGATCAGCACTCGGTGATCCGTGATGTGCATTTAAAGGATGAGATCAGGGTTGGGGATAAGCGGGTGGAACTATATACGCTGGCTGATGCTTTGGATTTGCCGTCTGTTTGTGGTTCGAGGATCAATTATGAGAAGTATTCTACGGATCGTACCAAATTCAGTATTGGTTTTGCTTCACCTTTGGGGCAGCTTTTGGATTGCGATCATATTTACAACCAGTTTATTTTTATTGGGGATGCGGCAAAGACGATTAAACGTTTGGAGGCTAAAAAGCTGCGTTTGCAATCGCTTTCTGCTTATTCCAGAGAAAATGCGGTGTCGCGTGATGCGTGTAATGATTTTTTAAATGAGGCGGTTGCTTCGCAGCGAATGCCGGTGAAAGCGCATTTTAATGTGATGGCCTGGTCGGATGATCCTTTGGAGCATGCGGAGTTGAAAAATAAGGTTGGTTCTGCAATGGCACAACTGGATGCAGTTTGTAAGCAGGAGACTGATGGTGCTGCGCAGGTTTGGTATGCCGGGATGCCGGGTAATGAGGCAGATTTTCCGATGAATGATTGCTTTGATACGTTTGCAGAACAGGCGGCTTGTTTTTTGAATGTGGAAGGTGGGGCAAGGTCTGATCAGATGGGCTGGCGATTGGGGGACCGGCTTTACGGGCGGCCTCAAAATCTGGACCTGTTTAATGGGCCGATGCGTTCAGGATTGATCACCAACCGCAATCTTTTCATCTGCGGTTCTTCAGGCGCAGGTAAGAGCCTGGCGATGAATGGGCTGCTTAGATCACTGTATGACCAGGGGACGCACTGCGTGACCATTGACATTGGCGGCAGTTATGCGGGGCTATGTGAAGCGGTCGGGGGATATTATTTTACATATACTGAAGAAAACCCGATCAGGTTCAATCCTTTTTATATCGGAAAAGACGATGTGCTGGACATTGAGAAGAAGGAGAGCCTGAAGACTTTGCTGATTGCACTCTGGAAGAAGGAAGGAGATAGCTTTAAACGATCTGAATATGTAGCGATTTCTGGTGCGATTACGCTGTATTATGAGTATCTGGCTTTGCATCCCAAGATTTTTCCATGCTTTAATTCCTTTTATGATTTCCTGATGCAGGAGTATATGCAGGTGCTGGAAGACGGAAAGGTGAAGGAGAAGGACTTTGATCTGGGCTCTTTTATGTATGTTCTGAATCCTTATTATAAAGGTGGGGAATTTGATTACCTGCTGAATGCTACCGAAAACCTGGACTTGTTGAATGAACGCTTTATCGTCTTTGAGCTGGACAATTTGAAGTCGCATGAGATTTTGTTTCCAGTGGTTACGATCATCATTATGGAAATGTTCATTTCCAAGATGCGTAAGCTGAAAGGGCAGCGTAAAATTCTGGCCATTGATGAGGCCTGGGTAGCGATTGCTAAGGCGGGTATGAGTGGATTTATCAAGTATCTATACAAGACGGTTAGGAAATTCAACGGGATTGCTGCGCTGATCACCCAGGAGGTAGATGATTTGATTTCTTCGCCCATTATCAGGGAATCGGTGATCAATCTCTCTGATACTAAAATCTTACTGGACATGCGAAAATTCATGAATAAGTTTGATAAGATCCAGGAGGTGCTGGGCTTGTCAGATAAGGCTAAAACCTTGCTGTTGTCATTGAACAAGGCGAATGAGGAAGGCAAGCAATACCGGGAAGTTTTTATTGACCAGGGCGGGCAGCGCATGAATGTGTACCGGAACGAGATTAGTTTGGAAGAATATCTGGTCTATTCTACTGAGGAAACCGAAAAAATGAAGGTACAGGAATATGCTGCTCGTTACGGGGGCATTCTTCAAGGAGTCAGGGTGCTCGCCAGAGAAATCCGGGAAGGAAAGACGCTGTTGTAA
- a CDS encoding thioredoxin fold domain-containing protein: protein MQFRTAQRWDELLEMAQKEKKMIFIDCYTESCVPCKKMDKEVFPLEKVKKLMTDSFICVKFDCRKEKLGEYVYQKFWFSSFPTYIFLKSDGSRINMVSGYQNADQLIKLLRNAIAVNKE, encoded by the coding sequence ATACAATTTAGGACTGCTCAGCGATGGGACGAGCTTTTGGAGATGGCCCAAAAAGAGAAAAAGATGATCTTTATTGATTGTTACACGGAAAGCTGTGTGCCATGTAAAAAGATGGATAAGGAAGTTTTTCCATTGGAGAAGGTAAAAAAGCTGATGACCGATAGTTTTATCTGCGTTAAATTTGATTGCCGTAAAGAAAAGCTGGGCGAATATGTATACCAAAAATTCTGGTTTAGTTCTTTCCCAACTTATATTTTTCTGAAGAGCGATGGAAGTCGGATTAATATGGTTTCGGGATATCAGAATGCTGATCAGCTCATCAAATTGCTTAGAAACGCTATCGCCGTTAATAAGGAATAG
- the traK gene encoding conjugative transposon protein TraK, translated as MFKQLKNIDSAFQHIKKFSIAFLIANVLVVCFGIYKFCEVIYRERQTIHILYNGKVLEAFASDKKSNLGVELRDHIKTFHQYFFNLSPDDKAIRATVTKALYLADQSAKKEYDNLRESGYYNNLISANISQEIDVDSIKLDMNQLPYVFTCYATQKLVRSSSTVFRKLVTQGTVRDLKTQTDNNPHGFLIQRWETLVNTDIAAKPEGR; from the coding sequence ATGTTTAAACAGTTAAAAAATATAGACAGTGCTTTTCAGCACATTAAAAAGTTCAGCATTGCTTTTCTGATAGCGAATGTACTGGTGGTGTGTTTTGGTATTTATAAATTCTGCGAGGTGATTTACCGGGAACGCCAGACCATACATATATTATATAATGGGAAGGTGCTGGAAGCTTTTGCCTCCGACAAAAAAAGTAATCTGGGGGTAGAATTGCGTGATCACATCAAGACCTTTCATCAGTACTTTTTTAACCTGAGTCCTGATGACAAGGCGATCCGGGCTACAGTGACCAAGGCTTTATACCTGGCAGATCAGAGCGCAAAAAAGGAGTATGATAACCTGCGGGAGTCCGGGTATTATAATAACCTGATCTCGGCCAATATCTCCCAGGAGATAGATGTGGATAGCATCAAGCTGGACATGAACCAGCTGCCTTACGTCTTTACCTGCTATGCCACGCAAAAACTGGTCAGGTCAAGCAGTACGGTTTTCCGAAAGCTCGTTACGCAAGGGACAGTCAGGGACTTGAAAACGCAGACGGATAACAATCCACATGGTTTTCTGATCCAGCGATGGGAGACACTGGTCAATACGGATATAGCTGCTAAACCCGAGGGAAGATGA
- a CDS encoding DUF4133 domain-containing protein, which yields MSSIYQINKEINRPIEFNGLHGQYIAYLAVGLVLLLVCFALLYILGAPLVLVLPLILGLGGGLFFAVTGLSKRFGVHGLSKYMAKRGLPDYVKFSSRRVFTGLKRAGLGTGLGVARRSGFNLERRGT from the coding sequence ATGAGTTCAATATATCAGATCAATAAGGAGATTAACAGGCCCATAGAATTTAACGGTTTGCATGGTCAGTACATTGCGTATCTGGCTGTAGGACTGGTGCTATTGCTGGTCTGCTTTGCGCTGCTGTACATTTTAGGGGCGCCACTGGTACTGGTGCTGCCGCTGATTTTGGGATTGGGGGGAGGGCTTTTCTTTGCGGTAACGGGTTTGTCTAAAAGGTTTGGGGTGCATGGGTTGAGTAAGTATATGGCTAAGCGGGGATTGCCTGATTATGTGAAGTTTTCTTCCAGGCGGGTGTTTACGGGTTTGAAGCGTGCTGGATTGGGTACTGGTCTTGGTGTTGCGCGTAGGTCTGGGTTTAATTTGGAAAGGAGAGGGACATGA